A stretch of Triticum aestivum cultivar Chinese Spring chromosome 1D, IWGSC CS RefSeq v2.1, whole genome shotgun sequence DNA encodes these proteins:
- the LOC123163521 gene encoding membrane protein PM19L-like isoform X2, with product MAGVSRSMVAPLLVLNLVMYVVVIGLASWNLNHFINGTTNYAGVAGNGATFYFLLFAILAGVHHVRTWRGDSLATSASSALVAWAITALAFGLACKEIHVGGHRGWRLRVLEAFIIILAFTQLLYVMALHAGLFGNQFGDGYGAEHQYGDHHHKGMGTGAPAARV from the exons ATGGCGGGCGTGAGCCGGAGCATGGTGGCGCCGCTGCTGGTGCTGAACCTGGTGATGTACGTCGTCGTCATCGGCCTCGCCAGCTGGAACCTCAACCACTTCATCAACGGCACCACCAACTACGCCGGCgtggccggcaacggcgccacCTTCTACTTCCTCCTCTTCGCCATCCTCGCCGGCGTG CACCACGTCAGGACCTGGCGCGGGGACAGCCTCGCCACCAGCGCCTCCTCCGCGCTCGTGGCCTGGGCCATCACGGCGCTCGCCTTCGGGCTCGCGTGCAAGGAGATCCACGTCGGCGGTCACCGCGGCTGGCGCCTCCGGGTGCTCGAGGCCTTCATCATCATACTCGCCTTCACCCAGCTGCTCTACGTCATGGCGCTCCACGCCGGGCTCTTCGGCAACCAGTTCGGCGACGGGTACGGCGCGGAGCACCAGTACGGCGACCACCATCACAAGGGCATGGGCACCGGCGCCCCCGCCGCCAGGGTCTGA
- the LOC123163521 gene encoding membrane protein PM19L-like isoform X1, with product MAGVSRSMVAPLLVLNLVMYVVVIGLASWNLNHFINGTTNYAGVAGNGATFYFLLFAILAGVVGAASKLAGVHHVRTWRGDSLATSASSALVAWAITALAFGLACKEIHVGGHRGWRLRVLEAFIIILAFTQLLYVMALHAGLFGNQFGDGYGAEHQYGDHHHKGMGTGAPAARV from the coding sequence ATGGCGGGCGTGAGCCGGAGCATGGTGGCGCCGCTGCTGGTGCTGAACCTGGTGATGTACGTCGTCGTCATCGGCCTCGCCAGCTGGAACCTCAACCACTTCATCAACGGCACCACCAACTACGCCGGCgtggccggcaacggcgccacCTTCTACTTCCTCCTCTTCGCCATCCTCGCCGGCGTGGTGGGAGCCGCCTCCAAGCTCGCCGGCGTGCACCACGTCAGGACCTGGCGCGGGGACAGCCTCGCCACCAGCGCCTCCTCCGCGCTCGTGGCCTGGGCCATCACGGCGCTCGCCTTCGGGCTCGCGTGCAAGGAGATCCACGTCGGCGGTCACCGCGGCTGGCGCCTCCGGGTGCTCGAGGCCTTCATCATCATACTCGCCTTCACCCAGCTGCTCTACGTCATGGCGCTCCACGCCGGGCTCTTCGGCAACCAGTTCGGCGACGGGTACGGCGCGGAGCACCAGTACGGCGACCACCATCACAAGGGCATGGGCACCGGCGCCCCCGCCGCCAGGGTCTGA